One genomic segment of Ignavibacteriota bacterium includes these proteins:
- the cdd gene encoding cytidine deaminase yields the protein MNYAELIQIANDAKLKAYAPYSKFRVGAALLSENGEIYTGVNVENSSYGLTNCAERTAVFKAVSEGETKFRTIVITSDAEDFISPCGACRQVMMEICGKNLEVVMTNSDNEIRILTLEELLPNSFNKESLKK from the coding sequence ATGAACTACGCAGAACTTATTCAAATAGCAAATGATGCTAAATTAAAAGCTTACGCACCGTACTCAAAATTTAGAGTTGGTGCTGCACTACTATCAGAAAATGGAGAAATTTATACTGGAGTTAATGTTGAAAATTCTTCATATGGATTAACAAACTGTGCCGAAAGAACTGCTGTTTTTAAAGCAGTTTCAGAAGGCGAAACAAAATTTAGAACAATCGTTATTACAAGTGATGCCGAAGATTTTATTTCTCCTTGCGGCGCTTGCAGACAAGTAATGATGGAAATTTGCGGAAAAAATTTAGAAGTCGTTATGACAAATAGCGATAATGAAATTAGAATTTTAACTTTGGAAGAATTATTGCCAAACTCATTTAACAAGGAATCACTAAAAAAATGA
- a CDS encoding glycosyltransferase, translated as MIFFLVFIFFLYVVIFFEFKSNINENTISELDELKFSIIVAAKNEEKNISALIKHLANQNFRKENYEVIIIDDNSIDSTFEKTKIEINDLINFTIVKAENKKYEGKRGALQIGIEKSKFSYILITDADCEPSKNWIKSFSNKFNQEFDFVIGKAPLIQTESLINKISCFDNLWTHILTFSFANIGFPYSASARSFGFKKDSFFKIEGYKNTTKTLSGDDDLLLQEAIKYKMKIGINTENDSEVFSNTKKTSLDFIKQKSRHTSSSNYYSVKFKIILGVWHLLNLLFLFSPLFYWINSNFIYLFLIKIVTDIFIVSSFKKDFSYKFNVIEILYLQIFYEIFIILNFIVSFFRKGKW; from the coding sequence ATGATTTTCTTTTTAGTTTTTATATTCTTTCTGTATGTTGTAATCTTTTTTGAATTCAAATCTAACATAAACGAAAATACTATATCTGAATTAGACGAATTAAAATTCAGCATAATTGTTGCGGCAAAAAATGAAGAGAAAAATATTTCTGCTTTAATTAAACATTTAGCAAATCAAAATTTTCGAAAAGAAAATTATGAAGTTATAATTATTGATGATAACTCAATTGATTCAACATTTGAAAAAACAAAAATCGAAATAAATGATTTAATAAATTTTACAATTGTTAAGGCAGAAAATAAAAAATATGAAGGCAAGCGCGGTGCTTTGCAAATTGGTATTGAGAAAAGTAAATTCTCATATATTTTAATAACCGATGCAGATTGTGAACCATCTAAAAATTGGATAAAATCTTTTTCAAATAAATTTAATCAAGAATTTGATTTTGTAATTGGAAAAGCTCCGCTTATCCAAACGGAATCATTAATAAATAAAATTTCTTGTTTTGATAATTTGTGGACACACATTTTAACTTTTTCCTTTGCAAATATTGGATTTCCCTATTCTGCATCAGCGCGAAGTTTTGGTTTCAAAAAAGATTCATTCTTTAAAATTGAAGGATATAAAAATACAACTAAAACTTTAAGCGGCGATGATGATTTACTTTTGCAAGAAGCAATTAAATATAAAATGAAAATTGGAATTAATACAGAAAATGATTCCGAAGTATTTTCAAATACAAAAAAAACATCTTTAGATTTTATTAAACAAAAGTCACGGCATACTTCTTCATCAAATTATTATTCTGTAAAATTTAAAATCATTCTCGGAGTTTGGCATTTACTTAATTTATTATTTTTATTTTCACCTTTATTTTATTGGATAAATTCAAATTTCATTTATCTTTTCCTAATTAAAATTGTTACAGATATTTTTATAGTAAGTTCGTTCAAAAAAGATTTTTCTTATAAATTTAATGTTATTGAAATTTTATATCTTCAAATATTTTATGAAATATTTATCATACTTAATTTTATTGTAAGTTTTTTCAGAAAAGGTAAATGGTAA